Genomic segment of Colletotrichum destructivum chromosome 5, complete sequence:
TGACTATGTGCCTGTTGTTCCCAAGGACGCAGGTGAAGGGTCGTCGTGTCCAGTACCGACCTTTACAGCCACTCACATGGCCCTCCTTCACTATGCCGAGACGAATATGTCCGAGTACATGGCGCTTCAGGGCAGTGTACGGCCACTCATCGACACTGCCGTGGAACACGCGTATACGACGCCATATCTTCTGGATCAACTACTTGCCTTATCAGCACTCCATCTTTCAACCCGAGACGTGGCGCAGGCTGCATCTTTCCGTCACCAAGCTACCGAGTTGCAGACACGCGCGTTGGGCTGTTTCAACCAGGCCAAAGACCATATATGCGACAGCACCTATATGTCGGCTTTCCTATTCGCCTCGTTCCTGGGCCTCCATGTTCTTCATGACACGCTTCAGATACAACACGACACACTGGCAGGGTTCGTTGACGACTTCGTTGGCTACGCTCGTCTACATAGGGGGGTACGGGCTATCATACAAAGATACTGGCGCGATATCCTCCGGTCCGAGCTGAAACCTCTTTTATACATCCCAATGCTGTCCGGGCAAACGGAGTCGGAGAAGCCCGGGGAAGAGACGAGGCAGTTAAGAGAATTCCTcgagtcgtcgtcctcgacctcgtccaccaccACTGTAGCTTGTCTCTCGGCCCTCGGTAGGGTTCAATGGGTGCTGGATATGACCAAACAAGAGCCGTCCAGGTGTGATGTTGGTACTCAAGCTGTCATGGCATGGCCGCTTGTCGTTCCTGATGACTACATCGAAGCCCTCCACCAGAACAGACCGGAAGCCCTTGTCGTGCTGGCATTCTATGCGTCCATCATGCACCGTTATCGTCACTACTGGATATTTGGAGATTCGGGCTCCTTCTTGGTTGACCTAGTGGCCAAGACGGTTGGCTCTTTCTGGCAGACTGCTTTGGCTTGGCCACTTCAGACTGTATCGAGAAATTAGACATCTGTAGCGCTGCATGAGAGTTACAAGGCAATGTGTCCTCGTAAATGTTTGCAAGTTCAGTTTCTCTATCACAAGATAACAGatcgtcggcgatgtcgagaaCATGAACATCAACCACCTCGCCATGCTATCCACGGGCTTCGGGACGAGGAGCGGAAAGATCCCGCCGTAATGTTGTACGTGAATGGAGTGAAAGATGACTTGATGCCTCGACTGAGAGTACCAGTGGAGATGTTCCTAGCTTTGGTCACCAGAGTGTTGCCGAATATTGCCATGCCCACATCTTCTCAATCCTGAAGCTTGCTCGAAAGTTTCTATCAAATCAATACGTACCTTAATCAGGTAGAGTGGTCTTATCAAACGGCTGTCACCCCTATTATCTGAATCATCCACTCCGGCCCATCAATCACCTCCAGACACGTTACTATGTCTAAATGATATTGCTGCTGCAATGCGTGGCAAAAGGCAGCTTGATAATCTGATTATCCTACAGGTTGTTGCCCTCTGAACTAGTATCAGAAGACAGGCTTGTGCGTCCCAAGAACTCAGCAATCAAATTCTCCGTCCTGCTCCGAGTCTCCTCTAGTTGTTCTGCTGTCATCCGCTTCCTCATCATTGGATTGTCCAACTCAAAGGGGCTCACTCTGTCCTGAAGCCAGTAAATGTTCGCAATCTCCTCGAAGCGAGAGATTTTGCAAGGCCTGGCTGCACCCGCGCGGGCAAGCTCCTTGTCCCAGGTTTCTGCGATATCCCATTGAACCTCCGAAGAGCCAACCACCAAGTGAGTCTCCGGAAACCCAGTGAGCATCGCACGGCGAAGGGCGAGCTGAGTCCCGCTCTCAAATGGCCCTGGAAGTGTACCACCACACAGATTGCCGAAAGAGAACCCCATGAACTCATCTGCCACCGTACCGACGTAGGAGAAGTCGAAATCCAGCAGCGCAGTTACCCGGAGCGTGCTGGGATCAAAAAGCAGGTTATTCGTAGCTAGAAAGAGTTTCTGTTAGGTCGCATCCAGGACGCTGAAAGCTGTAAATTTGTGACTTACTGAGATCAGCGTGAATGAGAACCTTCTggggttcgtcgtcgcccaagAGCCCCTCGAGACGATGGTCAATGAAATCATCAAGTCTCGCCCGAATCCCATTTTGCTTCCACCCTTGTATGACAGGGTTGTTATCCGCCTCCTCAAGCTTGACTTTGAATATACCACGCAGGAAGTCCCTGTACGTTAAAGAAGGCTCTCCTGTAAACATGGTCATCTGCCCACTGATAACATTCCCGTTTTCATCAAACCTCAGGCCTCCATATTTGCTTACAGTCTCCGGAACGGTGTAGTTCTGCAGTAGAGCTAGAATATCGGCCATCTGACCAAGAAGGACTGTCTTATCCTGCAGGGAGAAATCCTcaaacccccccctctcagGTATGGTTCCAGGCATGCACTTTTGGACACTAATACCTTGACCACTAGATACACCGCTCCACATGTAAACGTCAGGGACGATGCAGCTGTACTTGGACCCCGCAAGTGCTTGTCGTACGAGGGTCATGAAAGCAACTTCACTTTCGACACGATGGGTGTTGTTGATACCGGTCCGAGGGTCTGAATTGGCTAGCCTGACAATAAGGGACGCTGTATCGGCTGGGCATGGCACGGTGCCTGGTTGAGGGTCACCGGATTGGGAGGATTTGAAGGTGATTGCGGTAGTGGTGGGAGACAAAAGAGTGACGCGGTATATGAAGTTGTTATAGGGAAACGGGCTATTGATGTCATATTCAACAGGCACAATGCTCTCTGCCTAACGTATACTTAGCAGTTGCTTTTAGTCTTTGGAGAGGCATAATCGTACTTGTAGACCATTCGACTGGAGAATAGACTCGACGAAGTCCATGCGTTGCTTGTAGTGTTGATCGTTCATTGTGCTAAACGTGCGGGTGAGGGACGTTCCTCGATAGCTCCTTTGTGGGTTGAGTGCTGATGAAAATGTGAGAGATGAAGTGTTCTGGTGCGAACGGATATATACTGTGGTGGGGTTTACCGTGTACTAGACGGTACTAGATCTCCATTGCCCTTATCAGCCTCCCTGTGCTATTTAGGCAGGTAGTAACAGCATTGTTTTACAAGCAAACCACCCAAAGTGAGCCGCTTGTGCCAGAAGCGGGGACCTTGATGATAAGTAAAAGGATATAGAGTAATTGGGTGCTGTCAGTCTAGGCAGCAATCTACATGTAGTCACCCTGAACTCCGCGCTGTTGGAAGATTCCCTGACGCGCGTAGGAAGAACCACCCTGTCTTAATCCACCCGCATGGTAGACTGGTCCAGACTGGTGATGTTTACTACAACCAAATTGCCAAATAACGCTAACCATCCCTCAGTTCGGTTGTGACAAGTCCCGACGGCCGCAGACTGTTGGTTGTGTTGCGCCGCGGTTACAATAACCGGATTGGCCCTGCATAACCCCTGCCAAGTATTTCCTTCAGTAGCGGAAAAAGCTTAGCGCCTGCAAGATGCAGGTAGCCATGAATGGTGACGCTGAAACTGCTGCTTCCGTGTTATTCCTATCCGTGGACATCATCCGTGGACATGGAGAGTGGTTTGGACAACATTTGTAGGAATGAGGTGGGCGCGAAGAAGATATTTTCGTGACAACACCATAAAGACCTGCCTCGCCGACGCGAATTGTCCACATCAAGTCTTGATTATGAGCCTCTTTGGTCACTAGGAGATCTTCGCTCGGGTTGACAACCGAGGCTGACCATGCTGACCTTGCTGTTGACCATCCAACTTTGGCTGTGACTTTGAGGCTCTGCCCCCATTTGACTTCACTCTCGATGATCGCGACATTCTCTGTCTTTGTCCCGAGTTAACGTGTCTACTGAGCGTCGAGCTTGACTGTCAGAGACGGATGGGTTCGGATCTAGGGCGAGTAGGCACCACTGGGTCTGCAAGCGAGTTATCAGGAATGCTCCACATGCCGAGACTGAATGTTGTTATTTAACTGCAGTTCAACTTGTTTACTGTCCCCTTTGCTAAACCCCGGACATTGCGTGAAGTAGCCCACTTCGTATCCTTTGCCACCTGAGACTCGACCGTAACATTATGGACGAACTACTCTGTCCCAGGATCTCCACTCGCAACCCTATAGCTCTAGTAAACGGGCCATATCCAATCGAGCTGTTCCTCAGGGACTTAATGGGAACTTCTTGCAGCTTCACTTCATGTGGTCTTGCACAGGTAGCACTGATTCCTCATTATTTTATTCCATCGGGCTTGACGCATATTATTACATTTGAAACTCATTGAAGGAAGATGCTTGTCTACGCCAACGGCTCACATGTATAGGTTCAAAACAAGATTGCTCCACTTCGCGGGCTTGCAGCATTATTGATCAGACACATGGTTCTGAACGTTTGACAAGCTTGAAGACTGTTAGTGGCATATGAACTCCACAGGAGGTCCTTCATCTACATGTGACGCATGTATTCTTCTCAAGGCGTTGGTTGTGACGATCAATCTCGACTTTTCTTGTAAACTTGAAAGAAAAAGATTTGTTTCATGGCATGGAGGACAGTCCCATGTCAGATCCGCATCTCTTAGTACTGTTTCCCGATTGCTGTTGTGATGAGATTTTGGAGCGTGCATAAACATGACCCCGAAAGAACGAGCGTGCTCTGTGCGACGACTTCCGCGCGTTAATCAATGGAGATGTTCCATAGCGTTGACCGCGTGTCAGGCACCGGCGAAGCCAGCTTCAACCCGGGAAATGGACCAAACGCGGCCAATGACCCATAAGGGCGTTTATTACGAGTCGATAAGAATCGGCGTTCAGTTGGAGGCTCAATGTCTAGCAAGCAACGTACTGTCCAATTGGCTTGATCTCGCTAAGGAAGGGGAGCATAGATATTTTACAGCGGAGACATGATTAGAAACCTCTGGACTTTTCTGCCAAGCCATAGTAAACGATGACCTTCCACTATTTCTCTATGGCATGGTGGGCCGTGGAGTGATTCTGACCTGGCCAACAAATTTCTGCGTGCTCGGGCGAGTAGCAGTCGACCCCTAGCCGCCCCTGGACGCAGCCCAATGCCTCCCGCGAGAAGTTCAGCGTGACGAGGTCGAACACCTGCGGTTTCGGCTTGCTCAGCCACTTGAAACAATGTTCAGTATGAGCGATGGGTCGGGACTTGGTGTCCATAGCGATGGAGCCTGGTTCCTCCGCAACCAGCCTCTTGTGCAGTATGTAGGCACAGTGGCTATAGTGGAAGTCACCTGTCACCCACACGGTGATGGCGTCGCCTTGACGGATAGCTGACTCTGAAATTGGTTGCGTTCCCTTGGCGTCGGCAAAGAAAGTCCAGTTTCCAGCTGCAAAGTACTTGTCTGATAAATCTCTCTTATAACAGGGCTCTTGCACCCAGTTGTACATCATTGGGTCAAAGACACAGCCTTTGTCGCGAGATTTCTCGGGGTTGTTGGAGCAGACTCCGATCAGTGACGCCCTCTCCTCCGGGGCAACCGGACTGAGTGCCTGTAGCGTGTAGAGCAGACCACATCCAATGACCACGACCACTGCAACTGATATGAAAAGTAAGAGCCCGCGTTGGTGCGCCGTAGCTCGATATTCGCTTCGAGTTTTGTTGTTGACGTGCGAGTCACTACCAAGCGGAAAGTCGTCCCCTGAAGAAGGCTCGTCGGGATAGTCGAGAGCCTCATATCCAGAAGTAGATTTCTCCATGGTAAGATGCGAAGGGGGTTTGGCAAGAACCCCTTGGACGGGTTGGGGCAAAGACTTGCTCGTTTGGGGCGGTGTACGGCAATGAGATTTCCGGTCGACATCAGCTCAGTAGTTGAGCACAATGTTGCTCCGGCTGTTCTCGTTTCGTAAATAACTGATTAAAACGCTGCCCACTAGTAACATATACATCGCAGTGTTGTCGAAATGGAATTGCAAAACTCTAGTCGCCCTGGAGTCATTATGGGGTTTGTGTCAGTCGAACTGAACGCCGGCGAGAAGCCCCAATCGTTTGAATTCCAGCCGTCAGCTCAAAACTTACAGGTAACAAGGGTTCATCTGCATGTCATCGGGATCTGGGCCTTACTCATTCAACAAACAGGTTTGGAAAAGTTCGAGCAATGCGATTCCTCTTAAAGTTTGGGTAGTAACGACATTTCTTTTGAACTTTGAAGCAGCGCTGCCAAGCTGTAGCCGAGTAAAGAAGTTTCAGCTCGAGTCAATCGTGGAGTCGACGTCAGATGCGAGGAAAACCCTTAATCATTCCCTACCGTTCTGCAGTTCGTCTCGTGTGGAAAGCATGAATAGCCATTGAACTTTACCTGAAAGTTCATGATTCGGAGTGCTTACTGATTTGAAAAAGAGTTCATCGGCAACCAAAAGCCTTCTTTGTTAACGGAGAGCCCCTGGGGTGGGCGTAAAGCTTGCCTGGGTGACGCAAGTGACAAGGCGCTCAAAGTTGAAGCGTATAAATACGATGTGAGTCCGTGCAAACACTATTCAGATGTCAAGAGCAAGACATGGGTGGTCACGCTTAAGACGCAGGTGATTGAGAAAGCAAGAACTCGCATTTGGGGTATTTCTCAATGCTGATGCCGAAGCGTATGGCACGGGTCCCCCAAGCCTCCCTTGCTCTAAatccttcctcttcatctcttTGAGTGAACGTCTAGTACTACAGGAAACGCAGAAAGTATCATTTGCCTTGAATGTCAAAACAAGCAAGAAATCTTTGGCATCAATCATGTCCTCTCAAGCCGACAAAGAAATGCTCCTAGGCGGCGAGAATAGAGAACAACAGGACCTCGAGTCGAGCATTTTCAGTGGGAGCATGGAACTTGATCACGATGAGGTCGCGGGATTCTCCAGGCGAAGCTCACGAGTTGGTCGCTTCTTGAACCTCCCATGGTGGAAGGTGTTAGTCGCGTTTCTGGCCATCTGGGGCTTCATAGACCTGGTCAGGGTGGTGATCAGGCTCTCTCAGCAACCTCCCACGGCAAACACGGATCACGGCGACCTCTCGTGGTACTGTAGACGGGATTGCGGCAAAACGCTCAAGGAAGCAGAGCCTAAGGGCTGCGTGTGGGATCAGCTTGAGTTCCGCTTCACGCACCCCGAATGTACTAACTTGGAGGTCTAGCAAAACTTCCTTAGTGCCGGTCCTGGCCCCGACGGAACGTGGCTGTACGCTATCGATGTGGACTGGACGCATGGCGCAGAGAGCCAtggcaacatcaacaacggcAGCATGTACATTATAGACTCCAAAGAGCTGGTCAAACTGGTCAAGCCCAGTCTGACGGTATGGCACTCGAATCTCTGGCACATTTCTCACTGCCTTTAGTACTGGAAGAAGGTGTCTTTAAGCCGTTTTGACGGCATA
This window contains:
- a CDS encoding Putative zn(2)Cys(6) fungal-type DNA-binding domain-containing protein — its product is MVCLPMPKQQREQASGRRHHRKSRNGCSGCKKRHIKCDETRPECRNCIMGERLCSYLVPGPSNDASHPRLANVVFPPGSVVSDYVPVVPKDAGEGSSCPVPTFTATHMALLHYAETNMSEYMALQGSVRPLIDTAVEHAYTTPYLLDQLLALSALHLSTRDVAQAASFRHQATELQTRALGCFNQAKDHICDSTYMSAFLFASFLGLHVLHDTLQIQHDTLAGFVDDFVGYARLHRGVRAIIQRYWRDILRSELKPLLYIPMLSGQTESEKPGEETRQLREFLESSSSTSSTTTVACLSALGRVQWVLDMTKQEPSRCDVGTQAVMAWPLVVPDDYIEALHQNRPEALVVLAFYASIMHRYRHYWIFGDSGSFLVDLVAKTVGSFWQTALAWPLQTVSRN
- a CDS encoding Putative aminoglycoside phosphotransferase, protein kinase-like domain superfamily; protein product: MNDQHYKQRMDFVESILQSNGLQAESIVPVEYDINSPFPYNNFIYRVTLLSPTTTAITFKSSQSGDPQPGTVPCPADTASLIVRLANSDPRTGINNTHRVESEVAFMTLVRQALAGSKYSCIVPDVYMWSGVSSGQGISVQKCMPGTIPERGGFEDFSLQDKTVLLGQMADILALLQNYTVPETVSKYGGLRFDENGNVISGQMTMFTGEPSLTYRDFLRGIFKVKLEEADNNPVIQGWKQNGIRARLDDFIDHRLEGLLGDDEPQKVLIHADLTTNNLLFDPSTLRVTALLDFDFSYVGTVADEFMGFSFGNLCGGTLPGPFESGTQLALRRAMLTGFPETHLVVGSSEVQWDIAETWDKELARAGAARPCKISRFEEIANIYWLQDRVSPFELDNPMMRKRMTAEQLEETRSRTENLIAEFLGRTSLSSDTSSEGNNL